From Ramlibacter tataouinensis, the proteins below share one genomic window:
- a CDS encoding TonB family protein, which translates to MGLLLSLACKGQVVTSKNINDAPSEEAQRRALSPFRVILNSSRNSDTATQRANSPASATSKKTKKAPGEKGSDVPVNDGGDRAAQPDLKAEAPAPTAPQLSSTFPPAGSKESLNAVAGTPGRTASSGHRLADDTQGPGEVAATAPTHGNEPALVPVRQDSPDLGRMKATARATVKVGFDVNPDGSTTDVRILASTNVRLNGASLAAVGKWQFKPIQNRRSANVEFVFEPEH; encoded by the coding sequence ATGGGTTTACTCCTGAGTCTGGCCTGCAAAGGCCAGGTCGTCACAAGCAAGAACATCAACGACGCACCAAGCGAGGAGGCGCAACGGCGGGCACTGAGTCCGTTTCGGGTCATCTTGAATAGCTCGCGCAACTCGGACACCGCGACGCAACGAGCCAATTCGCCAGCTTCCGCCACGTCTAAGAAGACCAAGAAGGCACCCGGCGAAAAAGGCAGCGACGTACCCGTGAACGACGGAGGCGATCGCGCAGCTCAGCCTGATTTGAAAGCGGAGGCACCTGCGCCCACTGCGCCTCAGCTCTCAAGCACTTTCCCTCCAGCCGGCAGCAAGGAGTCTCTCAACGCCGTCGCAGGCACTCCAGGCCGAACCGCCTCAAGCGGGCATCGGTTGGCCGATGACACTCAAGGTCCAGGAGAAGTGGCCGCGACAGCCCCTACCCATGGGAATGAGCCGGCTTTGGTTCCAGTCCGCCAGGATTCCCCGGACTTGGGACGTATGAAGGCAACCGCGCGGGCCACAGTCAAGGTGGGGTTCGATGTGAACCCAGATGGATCGACCACAGACGTACGCATTCTCGCGAGCACAAACGTGCGCCTGAACGGCGCCAGCCTCGCCGCTGTCGGCAAGTGGCAATTCAAGCCCATTCAGAACCGCCGGTCGGCCAACGTCGAGTTCGTATTCGAGCCTGAGCATTGA
- a CDS encoding branched-chain amino acid transaminase: MQASPSMHDRDGKIWIDGQLVDWRDAKIHVLTHTLHYGCGAFEGVRAYPTEKGPAIFRLREHTERLFNSAKILRMKIPFSLQEVMDAQKEVVTANGLQSGYLRPLTWLGSEKLGVSPKGNKVHLMVAAWAWGAYLGEEGLKRGIRVKTSSYTRHHVNITMTQAKAVSNYTNSILANMEATEDGYDEALLLDASGFVSEGAGENVFLVKDDRIYTPDLSAGALNGITRNTIFAICRDLGVQVVEKRITRDEAYLADEAFFTGTAAEVTPIRELDRIQIGQGSRGALTEKIQSAYFDIVHGRNPKYSEWLTSV, from the coding sequence ATGCAAGCCTCGCCAAGCATGCACGATCGCGACGGCAAGATCTGGATTGACGGCCAACTCGTTGACTGGCGCGATGCCAAGATTCATGTCCTCACTCACACTCTGCACTACGGATGTGGAGCGTTTGAGGGTGTGAGAGCCTACCCCACAGAGAAGGGGCCGGCCATTTTTCGCTTGCGCGAACACACCGAGCGCCTCTTTAACAGCGCGAAGATTCTGAGGATGAAAATTCCATTCTCGCTGCAGGAGGTGATGGATGCTCAGAAGGAGGTCGTTACCGCCAATGGCCTCCAAAGCGGATACCTACGCCCGTTGACATGGCTCGGCTCCGAAAAGCTCGGTGTGAGTCCCAAGGGCAATAAGGTGCACTTGATGGTCGCGGCCTGGGCTTGGGGGGCCTATCTTGGTGAAGAGGGCCTGAAGAGAGGAATCCGGGTCAAGACATCGAGCTACACCCGTCATCACGTCAACATCACGATGACCCAAGCAAAGGCGGTAAGCAACTACACCAACTCCATTTTGGCCAATATGGAGGCTACCGAAGACGGCTATGACGAGGCGCTGCTTTTGGATGCGAGCGGATTCGTAAGCGAGGGTGCTGGGGAAAACGTCTTTCTCGTAAAAGACGACCGGATCTACACGCCTGATCTTTCCGCCGGTGCCCTTAACGGCATCACGCGCAACACAATCTTCGCCATCTGCCGTGACCTCGGCGTGCAAGTGGTCGAGAAAAGAATCACTCGAGACGAAGCCTATCTCGCCGACGAGGCATTCTTTACGGGTACCGCGGCGGAGGTTACGCCTATTCGCGAGCTCGATCGCATTCAAATCGGCCAGGGATCGCGCGGGGCGCTCACTGAAAAAATCCAATCGGCCTACTTTGACATTGTTCACGGTCGGAATCCAAAGTATTCCGAATGGTTGACAAGCGTTTGA
- a CDS encoding gamma-glutamyltransferase yields MKLNMDPTAWPAGEYEMGLAEQMVMRSEAGYAEGATGAVTVAYGSLAARAGIQALKSGGTAIDAALTTAMMQIVLTAGAPISFFGIQSLVYYEAKTGKVHCMNAEWNTVRGEDDPMTIPGGFDLATGMSGLKGKGPASGRTALVGGFLKGVESAHRRFGKLPFHALFDPSIHAAATGVPVNRDLALAYSLRAEDLGRLPETASTLKKPDGSVYELGESLKQPALARTLRAVATLGADYIYRGPWAEKLVAAVRADGGHMTLEDLAQYEVIWSDALEAKVGEYEVRTSPPPNAGGVALVEAQLLARASGLASEAHWTESGSSLRKAVQIAQMYILDYLPEAARQAIYPGMEFSPATRLTPEHAQDLWKRMEAGAVPFQFANPRHSDDVVAIDSEGNIAAITHTSNTVLWGKTAINIDGISIPDSASFQQSLIARVTPGSRLPAPTETGIVFKGGKPILGFASMGSGLHHRTMQALLNVTAHKMSLREAVNTPDFFGCKMDPATGALTMQVPKGKFSTRVLEESGLPFVEIESAEARFGSEGIWIGIQRDPETGWLQAVSHNRNNSGAFAY; encoded by the coding sequence ATGAAATTGAACATGGATCCAACCGCGTGGCCGGCCGGGGAATACGAAATGGGCCTCGCCGAACAAATGGTCATGAGGTCCGAGGCCGGATATGCAGAAGGGGCGACCGGAGCCGTGACCGTTGCGTACGGCAGCTTGGCCGCCCGTGCAGGAATTCAAGCGCTGAAGAGCGGTGGAACGGCCATTGATGCGGCGCTGACAACGGCGATGATGCAGATCGTCTTGACGGCGGGCGCACCGATCAGCTTCTTCGGCATCCAGTCACTCGTCTATTACGAGGCCAAGACCGGCAAAGTGCACTGCATGAACGCCGAATGGAACACGGTTCGCGGAGAGGACGATCCGATGACCATCCCCGGCGGCTTTGACTTGGCCACCGGCATGAGCGGGTTGAAGGGCAAAGGGCCAGCGAGTGGCCGTACCGCTTTGGTTGGAGGGTTTCTCAAGGGAGTGGAGTCAGCTCACAGGCGCTTCGGAAAGCTTCCTTTCCATGCATTGTTCGACCCGAGCATCCATGCGGCAGCAACCGGCGTGCCGGTCAATCGGGACTTGGCACTCGCGTATTCGCTGAGGGCGGAAGATCTCGGCCGGTTGCCCGAAACTGCTTCGACTTTGAAGAAGCCAGATGGTTCGGTCTACGAATTGGGTGAATCCTTAAAACAGCCGGCGCTGGCTCGCACCCTGAGGGCGGTTGCCACCCTAGGCGCCGACTACATCTACCGCGGTCCGTGGGCGGAAAAGCTCGTGGCCGCTGTTCGGGCCGACGGTGGGCACATGACGCTGGAGGATCTGGCTCAATACGAGGTGATCTGGTCAGACGCTCTCGAAGCCAAGGTCGGCGAATACGAAGTCCGTACCTCACCTCCGCCCAACGCGGGCGGCGTTGCGCTCGTCGAAGCGCAGCTTCTCGCGCGTGCATCCGGCTTGGCCTCAGAGGCTCACTGGACCGAATCGGGTAGCTCATTGCGAAAGGCTGTTCAGATTGCTCAGATGTATATCCTGGACTATCTGCCTGAGGCAGCTAGGCAGGCCATCTACCCTGGTATGGAGTTCTCACCTGCAACCCGGCTCACACCCGAGCATGCACAGGATCTCTGGAAGCGCATGGAAGCCGGTGCCGTACCGTTCCAGTTTGCCAATCCAAGGCACTCCGACGACGTCGTGGCGATCGACAGTGAAGGAAACATTGCCGCGATCACGCATACTTCCAATACGGTCTTGTGGGGCAAAACGGCCATCAATATCGATGGGATTTCCATCCCCGATTCGGCGTCGTTTCAGCAGAGTTTGATTGCACGCGTGACGCCCGGTTCGCGGCTACCGGCGCCAACGGAGACAGGAATCGTATTTAAGGGCGGCAAGCCCATCCTTGGTTTTGCTTCGATGGGGTCGGGCCTTCACCATAGAACAATGCAGGCACTCCTGAACGTGACCGCGCACAAGATGTCCCTCCGCGAGGCGGTGAACACGCCGGATTTCTTCGGCTGCAAAATGGATCCTGCGACCGGTGCATTGACCATGCAGGTGCCGAAAGGGAAATTTTCAACAAGAGTCCTTGAAGAATCGGGCCTGCCTTTCGTTGAGATTGAGAGCGCGGAAGCGCGGTTCGGATCGGAAGGGATCTGGATCGGAATCCAGCGAGATCCGGAAACGGGCTGGCTGCAAGCGGTGTCTCACAATCGAAATAACAGTGGCGCATTCGCCTACTAG
- a CDS encoding ABC transporter permease, producing the protein MGNFLIARLSQTALMLAAMSMLVFVGIYLIGDPTAIFIQPNMSPEDIEHTRRALGFDKPLWQQYWLFASAALHGDLGTSFSYNRPALEVILERLPATFELATVAMFVALVLGVPLGLMAGLRPQALTTRAVMGFSVIGFSVPGFFVALMLVVIFSIELGWLPATGRGQTVALLGVPMSVFTAEGWRHLALPAITLALYPLSLVIRVVRAGTAENLRLDYVRFARAKGVAGHRIVLVHVLKNIAIPLITIGGLTFGTLLAFAVVTETIFAWPGMGKLLIDAINVLDRPLIVAYILVTVVIFAAINLVSDLLYAALDPRVRMADGQ; encoded by the coding sequence ATGGGCAATTTCCTGATCGCGCGGCTAAGCCAGACCGCGCTGATGCTGGCGGCGATGTCCATGCTGGTGTTTGTTGGGATCTACCTGATTGGGGATCCGACAGCGATCTTCATTCAACCCAACATGTCGCCGGAGGACATTGAGCACACGCGGAGGGCGCTGGGGTTTGACAAACCGCTGTGGCAGCAGTATTGGCTCTTTGCTTCTGCTGCTCTACATGGCGACCTCGGAACTTCCTTCAGTTACAACCGTCCTGCTCTTGAGGTGATTCTTGAGCGGCTGCCTGCGACGTTTGAACTCGCAACCGTCGCCATGTTCGTAGCCTTAGTACTTGGCGTGCCCTTGGGCCTCATGGCTGGACTGAGGCCTCAAGCGCTGACAACACGCGCAGTTATGGGGTTCTCGGTAATCGGTTTCTCGGTTCCAGGATTCTTCGTGGCCCTGATGCTCGTCGTGATCTTCTCAATCGAGCTTGGTTGGCTGCCTGCGACTGGACGCGGCCAAACCGTCGCCCTGTTGGGTGTGCCAATGTCTGTCTTTACGGCAGAAGGATGGCGCCATCTCGCATTGCCGGCCATAACCTTGGCGCTCTATCCGCTTTCCCTCGTGATTCGTGTAGTCCGTGCAGGCACTGCTGAAAATCTCCGGCTCGACTATGTCCGATTTGCCCGAGCGAAGGGTGTCGCAGGGCACCGGATCGTTCTGGTTCACGTGCTGAAGAACATCGCGATCCCGCTCATCACCATCGGCGGTCTTACTTTCGGGACCCTACTGGCGTTTGCCGTCGTGACGGAAACCATCTTTGCCTGGCCTGGCATGGGAAAGCTCCTGATCGACGCAATCAACGTTCTCGATCGGCCGCTCATCGTGGCTTACATCCTGGTCACAGTCGTCATCTTTGCAGCTATCAATCTTGTCTCCGATCTCCTCTATGCTGCGCTTGATCCGCGCGTGCGCATGGCCGATGGCCAGTGA
- a CDS encoding ABC transporter substrate-binding protein, whose protein sequence is MRVNKSLGLFRGVLLAVAVGVSASSAYAQTLTVGSATTPSMDPHFLFLTSNVAFNRHIYSGLTQINAGNVDPDLALSWRRLSPTQWEFKLRPNVKFHDGSPFTAEDVIHSLKRMTSIPNNPNPYSGVVGSIKDARAVDETTVAIDTALPEPLLPANLSLLSIVSKKATQGAGAADFESGKAAIGTGPFKYAGYVTGSRLEVVRNDAYYGARPQWEKVVFRLITQDASRIAALLSGEVDLIEQVPPADAAKLKENAKLTVYQVPSYRIYFLFAAQGPNSTEFATDKAGKPLPDNPMRDLRVRQALSLAIDRKAIAQRVMDGAATPIGQFASPVMKSYDNLVPELPYDVERAKKLLAEAGYPNGFGLTIHCSNDRYPNDAKICQTVGQMLSRAGLAMKVETQPKTIYLPKVFPPKGGYLFGLLAWGPFDGGNATGLNGIVHTYDPARRLGTYNSSNFSNPALDARIEDLNTEFDPAKRTATEREILADVTKQLPIIPLYAGSVIVATKKGIAYSARGDEMTLAWQARPAP, encoded by the coding sequence ATGCGTGTCAACAAATCCCTGGGCCTTTTCAGAGGCGTTCTGCTCGCCGTTGCCGTTGGTGTCAGCGCTTCTAGCGCATACGCGCAAACGCTGACGGTTGGTTCGGCCACTACGCCCTCGATGGACCCGCATTTCTTGTTTCTCACGAGCAACGTTGCGTTCAATCGGCACATCTACAGCGGGCTGACACAGATCAACGCGGGCAATGTCGATCCGGATCTCGCACTCAGCTGGCGTCGTCTATCCCCCACGCAGTGGGAGTTCAAGCTGCGGCCGAATGTGAAGTTCCATGATGGCTCACCCTTCACCGCGGAGGATGTCATCCACTCTCTCAAGAGGATGACAAGCATTCCGAACAACCCGAATCCTTACTCGGGCGTCGTGGGTTCCATCAAGGACGCCCGGGCGGTAGATGAGACCACGGTTGCAATCGACACCGCTCTGCCGGAGCCGCTATTGCCTGCGAATCTCTCACTGCTTTCCATCGTGTCAAAGAAGGCGACTCAGGGCGCTGGCGCCGCAGACTTCGAGTCGGGTAAAGCCGCTATCGGTACCGGCCCCTTCAAGTACGCCGGATACGTGACGGGTTCTCGCCTAGAGGTGGTGCGAAACGATGCCTACTATGGGGCGAGGCCGCAGTGGGAGAAGGTCGTCTTCCGACTGATCACACAAGATGCGAGCCGCATCGCGGCGTTGCTGTCGGGTGAAGTTGATCTGATCGAGCAAGTCCCGCCGGCAGACGCCGCTAAGCTCAAGGAGAACGCAAAGCTCACGGTCTATCAGGTTCCCAGTTACCGCATCTACTTTCTCTTTGCTGCGCAAGGGCCAAACTCGACCGAGTTTGCGACGGACAAAGCCGGCAAGCCGCTCCCGGACAACCCGATGCGTGACCTTCGCGTTCGCCAGGCGCTGTCGCTTGCGATCGATCGTAAGGCCATTGCGCAGCGTGTCATGGATGGGGCCGCAACCCCAATTGGGCAGTTCGCATCCCCTGTCATGAAGAGCTATGACAACTTGGTGCCAGAGCTGCCTTACGACGTCGAGCGCGCCAAGAAGCTGCTCGCAGAAGCAGGGTATCCGAACGGATTTGGCCTAACGATCCATTGCTCTAACGACCGCTATCCCAACGATGCGAAGATCTGCCAGACCGTTGGTCAAATGCTGTCCCGGGCAGGCCTGGCGATGAAGGTGGAGACGCAGCCGAAGACGATTTACCTGCCGAAGGTCTTTCCGCCCAAGGGTGGATACCTCTTCGGGCTGCTGGCCTGGGGTCCATTCGATGGCGGGAATGCCACGGGCCTGAACGGCATTGTGCACACGTACGATCCGGCACGCCGCCTTGGAACGTACAACTCCTCGAACTTCTCCAACCCGGCGCTCGACGCTCGAATTGAAGACTTGAACACTGAGTTCGATCCAGCGAAGCGGACCGCGACTGAGAGGGAGATTCTTGCCGATGTGACGAAGCAACTGCCCATTATTCCGCTCTATGCCGGTAGCGTCATTGTTGCCACGAAGAAGGGCATAGCGTACTCAGCCCGTGGCGATGAAATGACGCTGGCTTGGCAAGCTCGCCCCGCCCCTTAG
- a CDS encoding ABC transporter ATP-binding protein — protein MIPLLEVREVHRRFSRGPTMLDRLRGKKPPVLHAVSGVSLTVMPGEVLGLVGESGCGKSTLGRLASGLMKPSDGDVLYRGESLESLRGAKQRSWRRAVQMVFQDPYASLNPRLRVDRLIIEAPVYHGLITASRRDERVTELLEAVGLPRDVAKRYPHEFSGGQRQRIGIARALAMQPELIVCDEPVAALDVSVQAQVLNLLISLRKSYSLSYLFISHDLGVMRFLCDRIAVMYLGKIVEIGSAEEVLSNPRHPYTQALVAAVPSATQRGSAPPVRGEIPSPMAPPPGCRFNPRCPFAIPRCKEVVPELEAISEREQRMVACIRSKEVFVTQ, from the coding sequence ATGATCCCCCTGCTTGAAGTTCGAGAGGTCCATCGCCGCTTCAGCCGAGGACCGACGATGCTCGATCGGCTGCGAGGCAAGAAGCCTCCCGTCTTGCATGCCGTCAGCGGTGTAAGTCTCACAGTAATGCCCGGCGAAGTGCTTGGCTTGGTCGGGGAGTCCGGCTGCGGAAAGTCAACTCTCGGTCGGCTTGCTTCGGGATTGATGAAGCCGAGCGATGGTGACGTCCTGTACCGTGGCGAATCGTTGGAATCCTTGCGAGGCGCGAAGCAGCGAAGCTGGCGGCGAGCCGTGCAGATGGTGTTTCAGGATCCGTACGCATCGCTCAATCCGCGGCTGCGTGTGGATCGCTTGATCATTGAGGCTCCCGTCTACCATGGTTTGATTACCGCAAGTCGGCGAGATGAAAGGGTCACTGAGCTGCTCGAGGCGGTAGGCCTGCCTCGAGACGTTGCAAAGCGCTATCCCCACGAGTTCAGCGGCGGGCAGCGGCAGCGCATCGGAATTGCGCGCGCGCTAGCCATGCAGCCCGAACTGATCGTCTGCGATGAGCCGGTTGCTGCGCTGGACGTATCGGTTCAGGCGCAGGTTCTCAACCTTCTAATCTCGCTGCGAAAGAGCTACTCGCTGTCCTATCTCTTCATCAGTCACGACCTTGGTGTCATGCGATTCCTCTGCGATCGCATTGCGGTCATGTACCTGGGTAAGATCGTCGAGATAGGCTCTGCTGAGGAGGTGCTCTCCAATCCTCGTCATCCTTACACCCAGGCACTTGTTGCGGCTGTGCCCAGCGCAACGCAACGAGGAAGCGCCCCCCCAGTTCGCGGCGAGATCCCGTCTCCCATGGCGCCTCCGCCTGGTTGCCGTTTCAACCCCCGATGCCCGTTTGCGATTCCCCGCTGCAAGGAAGTTGTTCCCGAGCTTGAAGCCATTTCGGAGCGCGAGCAACGAATGGTCGCATGCATCCGTTCAAAGGAGGTATTCGTCACGCAATGA
- a CDS encoding ABC transporter permease, with amino-acid sequence MLRLIRACAWPMASEAATTQSSSASNGPWAEAVERFRQDRIATVAAIILLAIVSVALLAPWVSPQNPYDLQQLDIMDSNLPPWSASGAGSHFYVLGTDEQGRDLLSAILYGLRISIGVGLASGAIACTIGTLLGVFSAYRGGGVDSLMMRLVDLQLGIPVVLLAVILLAILGRGVENVVIAIVAAQWARYARTARGTALVEMRKEYVDAARCLGLSGSRIVVGHVLRNCLPPVLVLATVDVAFAIALEATLSFLGIGLPITEPSLGRLIANGYQQLLAGKLWLSTYPGIALLVMVACLNIVGDRLRDVLDPRS; translated from the coding sequence ATGCTGCGCTTGATCCGCGCGTGCGCATGGCCGATGGCCAGTGAAGCCGCGACAACGCAATCGTCATCGGCCTCGAACGGTCCATGGGCAGAAGCGGTGGAACGTTTCCGTCAGGACCGAATCGCAACCGTTGCTGCCATCATCCTGCTGGCCATCGTTTCCGTGGCGCTCCTTGCGCCATGGGTGTCACCACAGAACCCTTACGATCTGCAGCAGCTCGACATCATGGACAGCAACCTGCCGCCATGGTCTGCGAGCGGTGCCGGCAGCCACTTCTATGTGTTGGGGACTGACGAGCAGGGTCGAGACCTTCTCTCGGCAATCCTCTACGGTCTGCGAATCAGCATCGGCGTAGGTCTAGCCAGCGGGGCCATCGCTTGCACGATAGGAACCTTGCTGGGTGTCTTCTCTGCCTATCGGGGAGGCGGCGTAGATTCGTTGATGATGCGCCTTGTCGACTTGCAACTCGGGATACCTGTCGTGCTGTTGGCAGTGATCCTGCTTGCGATCCTCGGGCGAGGCGTGGAGAACGTTGTGATCGCAATCGTCGCGGCTCAATGGGCCCGATACGCGCGCACGGCTCGCGGGACGGCCCTGGTCGAAATGCGCAAAGAGTACGTTGATGCGGCGCGATGTCTGGGCTTGTCCGGCTCCCGCATCGTGGTGGGCCACGTACTTCGCAACTGCTTGCCCCCAGTGCTGGTGCTTGCGACCGTGGATGTCGCCTTTGCCATCGCGCTCGAGGCTACGCTTTCCTTCTTGGGCATCGGGCTTCCCATCACCGAACCCTCGCTTGGCCGCCTGATTGCCAACGGCTACCAGCAACTGCTCGCAGGAAAGCTATGGCTCAGCACCTATCCCGGCATCGCGCTACTCGTCATGGTGGCTTGCCTGAATATCGTCGGCGACCGATTGCGCGACGTGCTGGATCCGCGCTCATGA
- a CDS encoding ABC transporter ATP-binding protein: MNNPSSDPSDALLTIRNLRVEFDTRRGTATALRGVDIEVRPGEVLGLVGESGSGKSVTGLAAMRLLGGRAKVQAEMLAFGGEDLLTASEERMRSLRGSRMAMVFQDPAMTLNPVLRIDTQMMEAITAHDRVSAAEAWDRCCAALAKVGIAEPAKRMKSYPHEFSGGMRQRVAIAIALLHRPALIIADEPTTALDVTIQAQILYEVERLCRETKTALLWVTHDLGVVERIADRVAVMYAGRIVEQGPAQLLLRAPRHPYTAGLRASMPHRQVRGQSLVTMPPSGKIPTQGCSFAPRCSRARADCTSMEPAQLLVGNDHVASCLHPLSAGDIHDPPA; the protein is encoded by the coding sequence ATGAACAATCCGAGTAGCGATCCATCCGACGCGTTGCTGACGATTCGAAATCTGCGCGTCGAGTTCGACACACGCCGCGGTACAGCGACGGCCCTGCGTGGCGTCGATATCGAAGTTCGGCCTGGCGAGGTGCTCGGGTTGGTCGGAGAGTCTGGCTCGGGGAAGAGCGTGACGGGTCTTGCAGCGATGCGTTTGCTGGGAGGTCGCGCCAAAGTGCAGGCTGAGATGCTTGCTTTCGGCGGGGAAGATCTGCTCACGGCGTCCGAAGAACGGATGAGGTCGCTGCGCGGTTCTCGCATGGCGATGGTATTTCAGGATCCGGCAATGACGCTCAACCCGGTACTGCGGATTGACACCCAGATGATGGAAGCGATCACGGCACACGATAGGGTCAGTGCCGCCGAAGCTTGGGATCGTTGCTGCGCGGCGCTTGCGAAGGTGGGCATCGCAGAGCCGGCAAAGCGGATGAAGAGCTACCCCCACGAGTTCAGCGGAGGGATGCGCCAACGTGTGGCCATCGCCATTGCCCTTCTCCATCGTCCCGCGCTGATCATCGCGGATGAACCAACCACTGCGCTCGACGTCACGATCCAAGCGCAGATCCTGTATGAAGTCGAGCGGCTGTGTCGTGAAACCAAGACTGCGTTGCTGTGGGTGACTCACGACCTCGGTGTTGTAGAGCGCATCGCAGACAGGGTTGCAGTCATGTATGCGGGACGAATCGTTGAACAAGGGCCGGCGCAGCTTCTCCTTCGCGCTCCTCGACATCCATACACCGCCGGGCTTCGCGCCTCGATGCCCCATAGGCAGGTTAGGGGGCAATCGCTGGTGACCATGCCTCCTAGTGGAAAGATTCCAACCCAGGGGTGCTCCTTCGCACCCCGGTGCTCGCGAGCGCGAGCCGACTGCACAAGCATGGAACCGGCGCAGTTGCTCGTGGGAAACGATCATGTTGCAAGCTGCCTCCACCCGCTGAGTGCCGGAGATATCCATGATCCCCCTGCTTGA
- a CDS encoding chorismate-binding protein — protein sequence MNSIVDFKSADSSAGPLRVRFEQPLKVIAAWELAQVAEVLDRVESEARAGRWCVGAVSYESAPAFDSSLPVHAPRQDWPLARFAVYANAVPLPRDWGVSADSSELSWSDWSFNCSREHYLRQALRAASAMTEGEAYQVNLTGALQTEFRGEPLHWMRRFKRAQPEAFMAWLDWGDQQILSVSPELFFHWDPVSGHLLCQPMKGTAERGANPESDEQARQMLRDCPKERAENVMIVDLLRNDMSRIARPASVQVHHLFETQAMPKVWQMTSTITAHTKGEHGLADVFRALFPCGSVTGAPKASAMRWIHTLEDGPRGIYCGAIGVVRPGGVATFNVPIRTVALERMPSAPETWRARYGVGSGLTVYANAEREWRELGAKARILLHTSGNFELVETLRLDESRYWLLPEHQARLQASAAHFGFPFDCAAATGALDAVAQEHPAGLWRVRLTLARSGKLTAHAQPLEATLEPVVFAVCPLPLETAGFDSDFICHKTTRRDHYDARLRTDSGLFDTLLMNEREELTEFTRGNLAIRKDGVWLTPPDGVGLLPGTYRARLLAGGTLVQKSLRLEDLADADEIAFFNGLRGWLRAIWRQD from the coding sequence GTGAATTCGATTGTCGATTTCAAGAGTGCCGACTCTTCTGCGGGTCCGCTCAGGGTCCGGTTCGAGCAGCCGCTCAAAGTCATTGCGGCCTGGGAGCTTGCTCAGGTGGCGGAGGTACTTGACCGAGTGGAGAGTGAAGCTCGGGCCGGGCGCTGGTGCGTGGGGGCTGTCTCCTATGAGAGTGCCCCCGCATTTGACTCGAGCCTACCTGTCCATGCGCCGCGGCAAGACTGGCCGTTGGCACGGTTTGCGGTTTACGCCAATGCGGTTCCCTTGCCACGTGACTGGGGTGTATCCGCAGATAGCTCTGAACTCTCCTGGTCCGATTGGTCGTTCAACTGCTCGCGCGAACACTACTTGCGCCAAGCCCTGCGCGCCGCGAGCGCCATGACTGAGGGGGAGGCATACCAAGTCAACCTGACGGGCGCGCTTCAGACGGAGTTTCGAGGGGAGCCTCTACATTGGATGCGACGATTCAAGCGCGCGCAGCCCGAAGCCTTCATGGCCTGGCTTGATTGGGGTGATCAGCAGATTCTCAGCGTCTCCCCCGAGCTGTTCTTCCATTGGGACCCGGTGTCCGGACATCTGCTTTGTCAGCCCATGAAGGGAACTGCTGAACGGGGTGCAAATCCTGAGAGTGACGAGCAGGCCCGGCAGATGTTGCGAGACTGCCCCAAGGAGCGAGCCGAGAATGTCATGATCGTGGACCTGCTGCGGAACGACATGAGCCGAATCGCCCGGCCGGCTAGCGTCCAGGTTCATCATCTCTTTGAGACTCAGGCGATGCCGAAAGTCTGGCAGATGACTTCGACCATCACCGCCCACACGAAAGGCGAGCACGGTTTGGCGGATGTGTTCCGTGCTCTCTTTCCTTGCGGCTCTGTGACTGGCGCTCCAAAAGCGAGTGCGATGCGTTGGATCCACACCTTGGAAGACGGGCCACGGGGAATCTACTGTGGAGCAATCGGGGTTGTGCGACCGGGTGGCGTGGCAACTTTCAATGTTCCCATCCGGACGGTCGCCTTGGAGCGAATGCCTAGCGCCCCTGAAACATGGCGGGCTCGTTACGGCGTTGGGAGTGGACTCACGGTATATGCCAATGCGGAACGTGAATGGCGAGAGTTGGGCGCGAAAGCTCGGATACTGCTTCATACGAGCGGAAATTTCGAGCTCGTGGAAACGCTGCGGCTCGACGAGTCCCGCTACTGGCTGTTGCCGGAACACCAGGCGCGACTTCAGGCAAGTGCCGCCCATTTTGGGTTTCCTTTCGATTGCGCGGCCGCAACGGGGGCACTGGACGCTGTCGCCCAGGAGCATCCTGCTGGACTTTGGAGGGTACGCCTCACATTGGCACGCAGCGGCAAGCTGACGGCGCATGCGCAACCGCTCGAAGCAACGCTTGAGCCAGTCGTGTTCGCGGTTTGTCCGCTCCCATTGGAAACGGCAGGCTTTGACTCAGACTTCATCTGTCATAAGACGACACGCCGTGACCACTACGATGCGCGACTGCGTACAGATTCAGGATTGTTTGACACGCTCTTGATGAACGAGCGAGAAGAACTCACCGAATTCACTCGCGGAAACTTGGCGATCCGAAAAGATGGGGTTTGGTTGACGCCGCCAGACGGGGTCGGGCTTCTGCCTGGTACCTACCGAGCAAGGCTACTTGCGGGCGGCACATTGGTGCAAAAAAGCCTGCGGCTCGAGGATTTGGCAGATGCCGACGAGATAGCCTTCTTCAACGGGCTGCGCGGATGGTTGCGCGCTATCTGGCGGCAAGACTGA